One stretch of Urocitellus parryii isolate mUroPar1 chromosome 12, mUroPar1.hap1, whole genome shotgun sequence DNA includes these proteins:
- the Lyg2 gene encoding lysozyme g-like protein 2 gives MLPSVVFLGLTVLIGTSRGSYPFTHSMDSHLHPRLYHGCYGDIMTMEASGAPCDIDNLINCGIRGSEMFAEMDLKAIKPYQTLIKEVGQRYCIDPAIIAAIISRESHGGTVLQKGWDHRGLKFGLMQLNKQIHHPVGSWDSKEHLLQGAGILTDRIKAIQRKFPKWSAAQHLQGGLSAFKSGIETIVTPADIDTDLVNDLLVRAKFYRRHGF, from the exons GCACTTCCAGGGGTTCCTACCCGTTCACTCATTCCATGGACAGTCACTTGCATCCTCGCCTGTACCATGGCTGCTATGGGGACATTATGACCATGGAGGCTTCCGGGGCCCCATGTGACATAGACAATTTGATTAACTGTG GGATCCGTGGCTctgaaatgtttgctgagatggaCTTGAAGGCCATAAAGCCTTATCAGACGCTGATCAAGGAAGTGGGGCAGAGGTACTGCATTGACCCTGCTATCATCGCAGCCATCATCTCCCGAGAAAGCCATGGTGGCACTGTTCTTCAAAAAGGCTGGGACCACCGGGGACTTAAATTTGGCCTGATGCAG CTCAATAAACAAATCCACCACCCTGTTGGTTCCTGGGACAGCAAAGAGCACCTTTTGCAAGGAGCTGGTATTCTAACAGATAGAATTAAAGCCATCCAGAGAAAATTCCCCAAGTGGAGTGCTGCTCaacacctgcaag GTGGTCTCTCTGCCTTTAAGTCAGGAATCGAAACCATTGTCACCCCTGCAGACATAGACACTGACCTCGTCAATGATCTTCTTGTCCGAGCTAAATTCTATAGAAGACATGGCTTCTAG